From Mytilus edulis chromosome 9, xbMytEdul2.2, whole genome shotgun sequence, the proteins below share one genomic window:
- the LOC139487608 gene encoding marginal zone B- and B1-cell-specific protein-like, translating to MDWCIIRDFILTLSLWNVCICTDFAGASVNEAEDGKAGVINFSTPSLSDEEAHSLHMPAGLKCDGCLVVAYQLASGFSKAERGKSKRLTESQIFDVTDTVCGRKGFDQYGVKEIKGKKQLSGPGMPANESPGIMQGGGKWPTRLQAMCSNYIGELGEEEVYDAYREDETLVNTLCYDKGMFGLCSDQNKKDEL from the exons ATGGATTGGTGCATCATTAGAGATTTTATTTTGACACTCTCCCTATGGAACGTCTGCATTTGCACCGATTTTGCTGGAGCTTCAGTGAATGAGGCTGAGGATGGAAAGGCAGGTGTTATTAATTTTAGCACACCTAGCCTGAGTGATGAAGAGGCTCACAGTTTACACATGCCAGCAGGACTCAAGTGTGACGGATGTTTAGTCGTAGCATATCag CTTGCAAGTGGGTTTAGCAAAGCTGAACGTGGAAAATCTAAAAGACTGACAGAATCCCAAATCTTTGATGTAACAGATACTGTGTGTGGTCGTAAAGGCTTCGATCA ATATGGTGTAAAGGAAATAAAAGGAAAGAAACAACTATCTGGTCCTGGAATGCCAGCTAATGAGTCCCCTGGTATAATGCAGGGTGGTGGTAAATGGCCCACAAG ATTACAAGCTATGTGTTCTAACTATATAGGAGAACTTGGAGAAGAAGAAGTATATGATGCCTACAGAGAAGATGAAACATTAGTTAATACCCTGTGTTACGATAAAGGAATGTTTGGTTTGTGTTCTGATCAAAATAAGAAAGATGAATTGTAG